In Chanodichthys erythropterus isolate Z2021 chromosome 11, ASM2448905v1, whole genome shotgun sequence, a single window of DNA contains:
- the sepsecs gene encoding O-phosphoseryl-tRNA(Sec) selenium transferase — translation MNNENFNLSEKLVSSSYVRQGLQARRGHEQLIRVLLQQGKCPEEGWSESTIELFLNELAVMDSNNFLGNCGVGEREGRVASSLVARRHYRLIHGIGRSGDIAAVQPKAAGSSLLNKITNSVVLDVLKFTGVRSVSSCFVVPMATGMSLTLCFLTLRHRRPGARYILWPRIDQKSCFKSMVTAGFEPVVIENVLEGDELRTNMEEVERKIEELGAKNILCVHSTTSCFAPRVPDRLEELSVLCAKHEIPHIVNNAYGMQSSKCMHLIQQGARVGRIDAFVQSLDKNFMVPVGGAIIAGFDESFIKEISKMYPGRASASPSLDVLITLLTLGASGYKKLLSERKELYGHLAQELKVLAERYGERLLHTPHNPISLAMSLNYLQTQSNAAVTQLGSMLFTRQVSGARVVPLGVEQTVSGHTFNGFMSHADSYPCPYLNAASAIGITKEDITLCIKRLDKCLKSLRKEDSAEKSESVSPTEDLKD, via the exons ATGAACAACGAAAATTTCAACCTGAGCGAAAAATTGGTCTCGTCCTCATATGTGCGACAGGGTCTGCAAGCTCGTCGCGGGCACGAGCAGCTCATCCGAGTGCTTTTACAGCAG GGCAAATGTCCAGAGGAGGGATGGAGTGAAAGCACCATAGAGCTCTTCCTAAACGAGCTGGCCGTCATGGACAGCAACAACTTCTTAGGGAACTGTggtgtgggagagagagagggcagaGTCGCCTCCAGCCTGGTGGCAAGGAGACATTACAG GCTGATCCATGGCATCGGCCGATCGGGTGACATTGCAGCTGTTCAGCCTAAGGCTGCTGGTTCCAGCCTATTGAATAAAATCACTAATTCAGTAGTTCTGGATGTGCTGAAATTTACAG GTGTTAGGAGTGTGTCCTCATGCTTTGTGGTCCCCATGGCGACAGGAATGAGTCTCACGTTGTGTTTCCTCACCCTGAGACATAGGAGGCCAGGAGCACGATACATCCTCTGGCCTCGCATTGACCAGAAGTCCTGTTTCAAATCCATGGTGACTGCTG GGTTTGAACCTGTGGTGATAGAAAATGTCTTGGAAGGAGATGAGCTGAGAACAAACATGGAGGAAGTGGAGAGGAAGATCGAGGAATTGGGTGCTAAAAACATCCTCTGTGTCCATTCCACAACATCCTGTTTTGCACCACGTGTCCCTGACAG GCTAGAGGAACTTTCTGTTCTGTGTGCGAAGCATGAAATTCCCCACATAGTCAATAATGCCTATGGAATGCAGTCATCCAAATGTATGCACCTTATTCAGCAg GGGGCTCGTGTTGGGAGAATCGATGCCTTTGTCCAAAGTCTTGATAAAAACTTCATGGTCCCAGTTGGTGGTGCCATCATTGCAGGGTTTGATGAGAGCTTCATTAAGGAGATCAGTAAGATGTACCCTG GTCGAGCTTCTGCTTCCCCATCTCTAGACGTCCTCATTACACTGCTCACACTGGGGGCCAGCGGCTACAAGAAACTTCTGTCTGAgagaaag GAGCTGTATGGCCACCTGGCACAGGAGCTGAAGGTTCTAGCCGAGAGGTACGGGGAGAGACTGCTGCATACGCCACACAATCCAATATCACTGG CTATGTCACTGAACTATCTCCAGACACAGAGTAACGCAGCAGTCACACAACTGGGCTCCATGCTCTTCACCAGACAGGTGTCTGGGGCCAG GGTGGTTCCACTGGGTGTGGAACAGACCGTGAGCGGACACACGTTCAATGGCTTCATGTCACACGCCGATTCCTATCCATGCCCATACCTTAATGCAGCCTCTGCTATCGGAATAACTAAAGAAGATATAACATTGTGCATTAAGAGACTCGATAAATGCCTCAAGAGCCTTAGGAAAGAAGACTCTGCAGAGAAGAGTGAGTCAGTATCGCCTACTGAAGATTTGAAGGACTAA